A region of the Passer domesticus isolate bPasDom1 chromosome Z, bPasDom1.hap1, whole genome shotgun sequence genome:
TTGCCAACTCCCTGTGACTTGCGAGATTCTTTACTGAGATCACAAGAGCTCTGATTagccagtccaacagttttGTTTAGCCTTAGGTGCACAAGAGAAAGCCAAGTGTAGGCTAATGTTCATcactgaaggatcccaaacatctgtttctcattaacttaagacttccctagaaatattttagaggtCTTTAGCCAATGTATTCAGTCTTTCTAAACctcttctgcagatttctagagTGCTATTTTCTCTGGCTCAgtgacctccaaatttcttcttgaagaaaattgtggtttcctagtggcaaaatcaccccaagccaccaaaatccccttcctttgatgatgaaattcccattaatagctgccaagaACACCAGAGCAACTAGCTGCCCATGTGTATACagatagtatagaataatcaaaagcaaggatgaggtgttttgtcctggcttccctgccagttaaagAAACGAAAATGGATGTGCAAGGGCAGCAGAACACtgctaataggctctgacaacaaagcagatgtgtttcCCTTGTTGCCTGGGTTCCTTTGATCCCACAGAAGCACACCCCCAGTTTCAGagagaaatggtatttttctgttgccccacattctcctcttgcctcttgtgttcagctgacagcactgtgcagtgtcaagtgaggtaaatctccctctttgctgagtGTAGGTAACACCTTCTCACGCAAACATTGCACCCTATGAGTTTAAGGTATCAGCTTCTTCTGTTAACACTCTTCCtttgttcacttttcttttgtttccttccttccttccttaggcattatggacaggagatggtgaagatgttgcttagtaatcaaaaatttaaaaagcttttggaaCAATCTCTTTCCACGCATGACCTGGAAGATATCCTGAAgagaattaagaagaaagtaagtgcttggcaggacaaatgtctcctttgtgcaagtattgccactgctAATAGGAGATCAAACATACCCAATGTGTCTGTATCTCATTCCTCTTTTGCTGAAtcattttattcctgaaaatgagctgttaatcctcagcCTGTTCTTCTGCAGACCACACAGGAACTGTATTCTTAGGGGAAAAGTAGGGTTTTGAATACTTTGAATATGGgtcacaaagaggaaagggagagaggagaaaatgggtttacATTCATGTGTAAGCCCCCACAGCACTCTCCCTACCCAGCCCtcagtaaagcaattaagtgaCAATAGTGCTTCTGAACATAACAGAGTCTTTGCAAAAGAGACTCTAAGTCTCTTAGTAGTAccaagaaaatttccaaatatacaAAAGATGTCCAAGTCAATCCTAGTTACTACAATTATTGTCTGTCTTTTAGgaatactgccctgctgtcaagccctgtggagctggaagaagcttggTAAATTCAACAGCATCCAGTGGAAAACCATTTCTTTGATTGGGAgggattttattctttttatctaCATTACAGAAGGGAGTTTTTCTttgtgcaggggcagggagagtaagtgttgaaccaaatcaacttccaacacaatgggccaacccccaaagagtccaattttttctgctgcttcctttaagaCCACTCATTGCCTACCAGTTTGCATAATTCCCATTTATGGTCAAAACTcataaatttgggattttagacagCAGCTCAGTCTGGTAGCACCCATAACCTGCCTTGGACTACCAAAAACAAAGAGCTGGCATCACTGAATCTctggtctgtttatttctgtaagttaggaaatgtttccctaggCCTTGGTAGCAGTGATCCTGGTTCTAACTGGTGTTTTAAAGAGGGAATTTCCTAGTTCTATTCtaaagattgatggggtttctctgtgtctctgtaggggatggaaaaccagaaggctgAACTCCCACCTGTGCAGGAGccggtgaagaagaggaatGATGGCTCCCAGAAGCCCCAGGCCACATCGCCTCCTAGCAAACGGTACTGAGCACTTTTGCCAGATGTGACAAAGCCCATGACAAGCTTCACATGCCTCTTCCTCAGACACATCTTTCTGATTGAGATGACCAGTGCCAaagattgtttcctttccctacaaatgctctaggataaaaaatatctatttctgcATTGTGTTGAACACAGTTTCTCTGGAGGGCTTTCCACAAAAACTGGGCGACAAAAAGTCACCCATTGCTTGCAGTTCAGAtgatccagtgcagtggcaagggcagggctgtggaggctGGGAGAGAGGGCCAAGTCTCTGCTGCCTCACTTGAGAGAAGTAAATTCaaccagggtttttttcatccaaGTGGAGTCCTTTTTAGATGGGTGTTTTAATGAGAAGTCCCAGTCTAGAGGCAGGATGCCATTCCTCAAACAAGCAGTTCCCTTCCATGAGGTTTTGTCTAGATGATTGTTGGTTTTCTTACCCTCAAACAGCAGTACCAAGTTTGAGTAGTAAGGACCAAGACAATTCCTAAGCCATTTTGGTCAACAGGTATCTCAAGGTGGACTTTTTGTCTTGCGATTCCTGTCCTTCCTACAGTTTGCTTGATGGACAGcgtgtttggtttatttccccctgtgctgcaatcagcatttaagacaggaatttggtccttgctgtctcgccatgccagtggcagagctacttgtactgttttcctctgacaacagaggggatttatttagctctgtcatgctcagcagtggcaaGACAGTGACCACATGCCTCAGTAGCATAGCTAGCATCTTCCCATTCTCATGGAAGAGGCAGGTTGATCCAAGAGGATTATTCCCAGTGGGTTTGTTACACTGTGCATCTAGTTTCTagggaagcaaatgaaatgtgagcgtagttctgggatgtctgatttctgtttttctctctgttactgattttctgGATCATTTAGCTATGcccctgttcatctgttcagatgcatctgagctacttttgcagattgtcatgcctggttgtagagacacttctccagagtgatgagTTTCCTTATTGTAAGACACACACGTCCCGTATGAGGAGGCATTTAAACTTGGAAGCagtgtctctctttccccacaaagcAACGTGGCCTGTGTGTCTTAGAAGCCATCTGAAGCTagatcagatgcatctcatccttggttttcctgCGTGAGCACTGGGAGAATGTGACTTGCAGATTGTTTCCCATAATGATTGTCATGAGGTCCACGTTGTTCTTCACTTCAGAGCCTCATGATTTTCTAGCTTGAAACCACATCATTAGGAAAGCTCCCCAAGATGTTTGGCTCACAATTAACTGAAGGGATTATCAGAAACAGATCCTAATTTGACTTTGTTTTCCAGGGCAAAGTCAGCCACTGATGGACGCCACCTACACCATGCAAGAGCCCAAGTCACATTACCTGCATCTGTGGAagaaagggagctgctccagaagctttaccATCTCCTGGAAGCCAAGGCGTTCCAGACACGGATGGAAGGAGTGGCACTCCTCCTAGACCTGTCCAAAACCAGACCCCAGCTGATCTCCACTAACATTGTCAAAGTATGTAAGATATCTTCATTGCTCCTTTCATTTAGCTCCTTTCCCAAGCCTGCAGAagtaaagttaattcagtgtgtcttggcactatatcctggctgtttgggacagaCTGGCCCTTCTTATCCAGACAAATTAATTGAGCTCCAGGCTTCAGGACAAGTTATTTCAGTCCAGCTGTATTTGTCTGGCAGGTGCCTATTGCTGCTGTTCATCAGATGATggcagaattttctgctggtgtaACCTCTGCTGTCTCCTACTCCCAGTTGGGTTAAGTGGAGGGAATTGAGCCATTGAAGACATGGCAATTATTCTCTAGAGAAAAAATGGGTTTGCATGGGGAAGAGAAATATCAGGTTGGATTGgtttaaacaaaatgtttttaaaaggataCTTCTGTGAACTCCATCTTGTCTTGCACAGGTAAAACTCATTTCCATCCTCGTCCctattcctcttggtaaagatggtgctcacccttcttggggggcctttttttctctttggaaaggaagaaaacaaataaggacagatccatctgctctcctcccagtagctgcttttcccctttttccagaaaagtgTGCCTGATAATGTGGCTGTGAAGGGACTGAACCTGCTGGAATGagagctgtacagcacattATATTTCACAAGTCCACGTGTTAGTCAGAGCAATGGTCTGgatcctggaagagttgatctgagccctgcccttctccagacacaggttctgagacagagaaaataaaacttagATCTCCTCCAGCCATAGTTTAGGCAAAATCATAGCTGCCCTCAACACTTGAGGCAACTGTATAAAAAAATGGGCATTGTAAACATCTGCTTCCATACTTGTAAAGCAAAGGTAGTCTTTTGAATTAATAAATGGAATTGATTCAATGATTTATAGGTGGAGAGAAACACCATAGGAATTTTTCTGTCCCCACCCAAACATcttaaaaacagatgaaaatctttcaagcagcatgaggttgtgcaaccattccagtgagtggcccacaggaaaacagtgaaattGTGCAAGCAAGGGCTGACCTGACAGAAAGGATCACTTTCATCTTTTAGATTCCTGAGTGCTCATTTCTACATCGCCTCTTCAAAAAAGGTCATTTTAATCAAGTTTTCatgttgtttgttctcttcacagatttttgattattttggccTGAGAATCTGTGACACACataagaaagtgaagcagaaggcgcTGGAGGCGCTGGCAGAAATCATAGGACTGCTGCAGGACGCCATGAACCCATTGATGATCCGTTTGGTTGAAGGCATAACAAAGAACCTAAACTCAAAGGATCCTGGGGTTCATGCTGCAGCTATGACGGCTCTGGACCAATCTGTTGTGCATTTaggtaaggctgagccctggcatggactctcctcacctgtgtctctgtctctccgacacaagagaacgctgagtgccttggtagctgttgctgtctgtggaatgctccagctgacacccaccagaagctgtgcaggtgcagtccttatgcaccATCCCCAACTggctggaatgtgcagcagcatttcacaacagtcccaggagcccttggctctgtgctgctggtctgaagagcaagtcctgGACTAGAGTTTTGCTGCAATTCAGAGGCAAAGGGGTTTTGGAGTTTGCTTGGGCCCCGTCTGACTTGCCAAATGAACAGTTTTGCTGTTGGCATGAAGGGACACTGGCCCATCAGAgcttctgcacagcagccacctGGAAGGCTCTACATTATAGGCAGTAGCTGCCTGTTTTCCACCTTTCTTCTTTGTATTCTTTTTTCAAAGGAGACCATAGGATTCATcaagttcatttctttataacacACGGGTCAAAATCCATCTGTCAATGATGCCTTGTTCCACACGTTGTTTTGCATGGGACAAGAAGGAAATGGCAAATACCTACAGAGGCAAGGGCAGCTGTAAATTTTTCTGCCATACAGATTgatgtcagctctgaaaatgccacACTGGGGGAATATGGCTGAACAATGGagtgttgaagaggcaggtcttCAAGGGTagtttccactttctccacctcagctgctctgtgaagtcATGGACTGCCTGACTCAGTGCTTTTCTGTGTCCCAAGTATGGGCTTCTTCCTTTTGTCTCTGGGATGCAGAACCTTTTCACTGCTTCCATGTGACTGAACTCTCGAGGACCCTGATGTGAAATGTTTTAACATAGCTCCTGGTAGAGCAGACAATTTTGGAtttacaaatgtgaaaggagagcttttcttttggcGTTTTAAACACTGACAAGtaggctggaaggaaagaagaaaaggattcaaaaatcagcagaaatggaCTTTATTGTATAAAATGGGTTGCCCCTGTCCTTTCCCTCGCCACTGTCCTCTCTCCTATGCCCTCAGAAGAGTGAACAGAAACgtgtgtttcacttgtagatGACGTATCACTGATGAAAGAGCTCTGCCACCAATGGAGACAActgagtggccaagctctgctggatgtcacaGAGCGTATCACAGGTACGGCCTCCCCGTCTAAGCCAAGAGGTCTCCGagggagtatttacagggaATGCCAGTGAACAGACAGTAGAGTAGCTCCTCCAcatcaggaggtgctgagctctcaCTGGGGCCCTTCTCAAGTTCCATAGTGGCCAATgtctttaattgcatttaaactcaaatgaagTCCAGTTTTTCAATGGGTACCATAACCCTTTTCCTGCTTAGCCAAATTGGTTTTGGGTACTTTCAGGAGCTCTTTCAATGTTGATGACTGCTGGTGGATTAACAGCATAGAGGAAATGAAGTTTCTTCCACCACAGAATAGTAAATGGCTACTACATAACAGTTTGCCTGATCAGGAAACAAGACTGGTCTTCTGAGCATTTCAGGTTTTGATCTTTCAGCCAAATCTGCCATGCAAGGAGCCTGTTGGTAGTcactttttgtctgtgtttggtatagttcagttcagaaaatgagcagagagcagattcCAGAGGCAATGTGAGAAAACCCTCGTGTTTTGGATAAATTTCAGTCCCCTGTGTagcctttttctctctctatgCCCCTATTTCAGTGCACGTTGTAAGAAGAAATGCTATTAACATTGGGAGGGgaaatgtcattaaaatgtggagatgctCAAGTGCCGGGGCAAATGCCAGGGCAATGGGTCTGGGCAATTCTCCAAGACACCCTGAGGTTTGAAACAGCTCTTTGTTGGAAGCCACAAAAGCATTCCACCTAAGACACTAGCTAGTCTCTGGTGGTTCTCATCCAGCTGTCAAGTAGCAGTCATCTctggtgggctggagttttgaaGTGTGTTCTAATACTGCCCTTTGCTGTGTGCCACGgagcaaaggggagagccagatTAGACTTTTGGCCCTTGGCATCAAAGTTACAAAAATGGAATCATTGCTTTTATTAGAAATCTCTCAATTGTCTCTCTAGGGTGCAATTCCAAATCTTCTATGTGGCTTTAGACAACTTGTTAATGGAAATAGAAGGCAATTTGACGTTTCATTCATtgttcatgcagaaagaaattgtGCAATAATTGAGTAAAGGTACAAAGTCCGCCACAGGTACAAGGCTCTGGTTGGAGATATTAGTCCCGAGGGGCTGGTGGTTGTGTTTCAAGGATGATCAGCGGCTTTGCCCATTTCTGGGTcgtggggctgtgtgtgctgtttcACTGATCTTGGCCCAAGAGGCTTCCAAGAGGCAAGAGCAGAGGTAGATCCCTGTTTGCATGGAGGCTGGTGGGTAAgcagctgtgtctctctcccggcAGTGCTTGTGGAATGGGctcatgccaggagccctgaagCGGTCAAGCGCtacgccctgcccgtgctctggtcctgcctggagaacaaggcgctgccTGTGCGAAGCGCCAACGTCTGCGCTGTGGTCACCAAGCTGGCCTGTGCCCTCTGCGAGGCACTGGGCAGCCAGATCATTAAGTTTGCTGACAGCACACCTCCACATGTTCAGGAAAACCTCAACAGCCTTCTGGGCTGGTAACGGTTTGATGTTCTTCAGAAAGCGGACAAATTTCTGAGCTGGACACCGCTGGATGTGACTTTTCAGCTGTGCCAGAAATGACAAAATACTAAGgaagggtgtgcatctgcccccaCTCTGTTATCAGCATTGCCCTTCCTAATCATGACATGGGGGGCCTCAAGCAGACTGATGACAAGGTGAAGATGAAGTATGGATCAGCCTCAAGTGAACCCAGACAGAGGAAAAGGTGAAGATTAAGCATGGATCAGCCTGAAGCAACTGCAAACTGAGGACAAGGTGAAGACCAAGCATGGAtctgcctcacacagaggtgaggtgggagctgggccgctctctgttgggaggaagggtcttgtggcagcccagagaggctgtgcacattggcagGGAACACTGGCTTGAATTGCACAATGGCTGTGCACattgtgccctgcatgtgccctgcaatgagctgagctggtggcagtgccctgtggagctgtagggctgctcagctgtggggcagggagagcagcagcagggtgcatgtgcagctgagccattgctggagagcacagggctctgggctccctgctgtcccagggcagcccagaggccaggctgttcctgtggcagctctgtggaagtggggcagggttttcctctgGTCTGCTTCAAGTTGcaaccagcaggagcaggtttccctgtgcagctgtttaGAAGCTTCCAAGGAATTTGTCCCATGAAATAAAGAGCATCAGATGCTTTATGTTAAACTTCCTGTCTCCACAGATACGACCGGCTACAGTCTTTCCAAGAAGTTTTCTCTGGACATTTCCACTATTCCCTTACCAAGAAAGTCCTTGCCTCCAGTCCAGAAGCGCTCTTTCCTCCAAGATCAGGAAGAAGATGCCGACTGTCCAAAGAATAtttcaagaataggatttaGGCTTTAGGATTATCAAGAATAGGATTCATCAAGAATAGGATTCATCTGCAATAAGATTCATCTGCAGTAGGAGTTAGGATTTTGGAATAGGTTTAGGCTTCATAGTTACAGATGTATCTATGTTCTgatagttttgaataaatgtgtttgattgtatatttaaattttgattaaatattatatatattttattttgatgatttaaaaaaaacctaaataaatcaattaaatttaaataaaccaaaagaaGAATGTGAGACCAGGATCTCCTAGCCTGGGGattatgggagtgcagctcactcGATgagccagtgtctcaccacatcctttctTCACTGGGCCTCTCTTCTTGctcttttgccatgttttctttgtgtcacttgtgctgctgtttttaaCTTGTCATAACAACAGGGCCACACATTGacatgtttgggggacaatggatcCAAAAGACCCTGTATGGTCAAAAGTTTTCTACCTAGATGGGTTCTGTGCTCACCAAAGGCCTGAGCAAAGCAACAAAGAGAAGTGTGACCAAATggcaaagctttgctcctttacaatctcacacagagctggctcaAAGGTGTCTTCAATCACAATTACATAGGTAAGAAGAGGTCgtgtatttcactgggaaacgATGAactgctttggaaaagtcatCTGTATGTAGATTTACCCAGGCCAGCAGTCCAACTTTGTTGTTTGCAACTTGTTTGCAGAAGGATGAGTGAACTGTGAGGCCAATAACGAGTGACAAGGTTTCCTCAAACCTAAAGTGCAGCCTGTGTgccattcagcccagagctgagggatcatttgttcccatggaccactgcctgccagggtaatgaattcctgcatagcTGGAACAAGCAATTCGGGATTCCGCTCCAGAATTGCTTGgtgggctgcatgatcattgacaATACTCCCTATCCAGAAATTCTTTtgcagtttcctttcatagtcTTTTGAAGCTTTTAAAGTTCACATTTCAATTTGCTTTGCCTTAAGGGAAAACACTTCCTGGGCCCAATGCATATTGTAAGCTCttgacagcaaagtcctcatggTTGCCAGCTTCTGATATTACAGAAGAAACTGTGTGTGAATGTGTTAAATAGGTTTTCTGATGGGAAAACTCTATGTCACgtggctgcatgtgtttgcttagctatgagtctagtcctggcctagtaaagcccaggcagggtggcatgttgcagggaaaacaagtccGTGTGCTTATGGGGTTGCCATCAGCAGCAGAGTGAACGTGTGCTTTGGGGCTTTCTCTGGAGACACAATTAGggacctgctccatgccacaatattctcttagatctttctaaaatattctaaaaagggcagtgaaacttcacatctccttgcacagccactgtttgaatAGGGGCATTCttgtccctcctcaaagccATTGCTGTTGCAGCCctgaaacatgaacatccacaaACAGGAACAATGCAAggacctccagctgctgcttcagagcactgggaagtgcagacctgggtattacTAATGTGAacacttaattagcatttcattcTCCTTCATGATatccagatctcagggcttttagtTTCACCAGCCGCTGTACTGGCTCTAGGGAAGGACAGTAAATGGGAAACAGCaactgccagccttgcaggggtgggggaaaacctggagtgtctgcgtcaaaagatgaatgggaagagtgtaaatgccaaagccaaagctttgtTAGGATAGCAGGATCAGTTCTTTACTGCATGCTTGCATGAAGGTCATGTGGGacctcctttttgtatctcATGCAAAAAAGGAGGTCTTAATAATACCACGCTACTTAAACCCACATTGTGATGTAGCTCTGTAGTGGTTCACAATGAAGCAGATTGcatgctttgtcactgccagccctggtgatcCTGTGAGGACTGTAGTGTATGCCGTGCCTGTTTTAcatccaagcaaagcttgatTTTGCTTATTAGTGTAGAATAAATACAAGAATAGTAAAATGGACAACTAAACTGGCCACTctggaggatatgctcatggTTTCGCACATCACTCCTGTACCTCATGCTCTCGAGGCTTGCActcatcatgaaatattttaatagaaaaactcAGATCCCATGTTACATTTGAATAAAATTTCATCAGATCATCAAGAATTCTGCAGGCAGGAACAAGACAAAAGCCTTCTGACTCTCGCTTTAAGCTGTCttggatttctgcagccctttcTGAAAGCTGCTGTAGGCAGTGTTTGGAGTTGTTTTTATGGGCTTTATGAAAGATATGTGGAACAGTCTGCAGGGATCTCTGAGCAGAAAACTGtttgtccaagcccagggacattgtgctggcagaagcggagcggccccgctcccagcccgagAGTGTGAGCTGTGCCACGCTGGGCAGAAAAGACacgaggggctccagcccagctgattCCCCTGCCGTGAGcactccacagagctctgccattGGGAGAAAGTCCCAGATGCCAGACGAGCCACCGaactttcatctgctgctggaactgctctgtgacagctcctgttcttcctgaggGAGAACCCAGAGCCATCTTGTGACgcgtgtcctggggggattGTCCTCCGGCATTTTGGGCCTTTGTTGCAGAGGGGGGACAGTGAGGTCTGACAGTTTGATATCTAGAAGTCACTGgccttttttctttagttttcatttccttttgctgGAAGGGGATTGTTGGAACAGTTTAGAGGATGCAACTTATGTTTTAAGTTGTCTCAAACTGCATGGGATAGATGGCTTCACACAGGAACATCCGCAatgctgctgaggggaaggcacagagggaGACAAACCCAGTCTTTCTGAGGGAAAgacaccaaaccaacctgagtcATCAAACAGTGCACCTGATGTTTCgagacatgggccaaaggggaAACCTTGCAGTGTTTTTGGTCCAGGCCGGGctatgctcaaggcaaaggtgtgtcagtgcacttggctcCTTGTCTCCTCCTTGTGTCCAGCACAAACACGAGCCCAGAGGTCCTGCAGAAACCATCGCACCAGCCAGTGGAAGCAAACTTTtgtccagtgctcacacagagctgtggggtCCAGCACTGCACCTCACTGGGATGAGGAACTCTTCCAGCCCTCTTGGGAGGAGCTAAAAGGGggtttggccttcagatcagctccttccctgctctggatttgctgccctggttgagctgctgcttgtggcaagacttgtttcccagctgccagccctgctctgctggccagcagccattgcaggagcttgtgctaGTGACACTGAACCTTTCcgatcttcctcaggaaagctcagggcagaacttgtcaaaagagcattgcctgggcGATGCCTTTGATATTAAATCTTTCCTCTGttctctgtgccacacacagtaaATATTTGAGGAAGCAAGTTCGCTGCTCCAGAAATTCCTTAAATCAGTCAGTTAAACGGTAAGAGAACATGATTTGGGATGTGtaatctcactttaattcattGTGCAGAAAGCTACAGTGAGCTGTGTGTCTAACCTAAATGACCTTGCCACCAAGAACTTAGGAAAgtgggagagatggaatcagtagtacaaggatctgcattgtgattctcccacaggcctgaggacacagcccacttccactgggccatggctTTTTACCCTGCATCAAAACTTTGTGCTTCAGGTTGTGGTGGTGAATGCCCCCGGCCCTGTCCAGCCACATGGTGGCCTGAGAAAGGCTTGTGaggcctgggccttgctgaacagcccctgggcccagctcctcctgagctTGTCAGAGACACTGAGCGCTCCCAGGAGCTTGTGCTGTCTgacgagctcctggggtgtcctgtgaacaGCCTTGGAAACCACTTTTCTtg
Encoded here:
- the LOC135289661 gene encoding TOG array regulator of axonemal microtubules protein 2-like, which translates into the protein MKELCHQWRQLSGQALLDVTERITVLVEWAHARSPEAVKRYALPVLWSCLENKALPVRSANVCAVVTKLACALCEALGSQIIKFADSTPPHVQENLNSLLGW